A single genomic interval of Granulicella tundricola MP5ACTX9 harbors:
- a CDS encoding outer membrane beta-barrel protein, protein MGTCYVSQEQGFPTELTTTFNPLTDNVTYVPRNTRDSSVESYFLSVQRELAKNIRVDIAFVGNHGLKLQGFVNANQLNPAVGFAQADRPVPKFSSNYNSLQVRYEQRFLGGLTLLNSFTWSHALDMASASPEGNTQSPQGSNNIRGDYGQSDYNLPIDNITSIVYELPIGYGRHYLSNSHGIVEAALGGWQLSTINTMQSGTPFNLTYTPASSNQVSPTIANSFRGANLYRPNVVPGVKKIQHTQLANGFIQYVNLTAFALPPTTAGNAAGAALASPFGNASRNTAFYQTDLSLNKKFSTPIESLKVEFRSEFYNILNHTNLYLPSTVGGTVGASTTTTGGQITSTFQPRVIQFAVKILY, encoded by the coding sequence TTGGGAACCTGCTATGTGAGCCAGGAACAAGGCTTCCCGACCGAGCTGACCACCACCTTCAATCCGCTTACGGATAACGTCACCTACGTGCCGCGCAACACGCGCGACAGCTCTGTGGAAAGCTACTTCCTCTCCGTTCAGCGGGAGCTTGCGAAGAACATCCGGGTGGACATCGCTTTCGTTGGCAACCATGGCCTGAAGCTGCAGGGATTCGTGAATGCTAATCAACTCAATCCGGCAGTTGGCTTTGCTCAGGCGGATCGTCCGGTCCCCAAATTCTCCTCCAACTACAACTCGCTGCAGGTGCGGTATGAGCAGCGCTTTCTGGGCGGACTTACGCTGCTGAACTCGTTCACTTGGTCGCATGCGCTGGACATGGCGAGCGCCTCGCCTGAAGGCAATACCCAGTCTCCGCAGGGCAGCAACAACATCAGGGGCGACTATGGGCAGTCCGACTACAACCTGCCCATCGACAACATCACCAGCATCGTCTACGAGCTTCCCATTGGTTACGGCCGCCACTACCTCTCAAACAGCCACGGTATCGTCGAGGCAGCACTGGGCGGCTGGCAGCTCTCCACCATCAACACGATGCAGTCCGGCACACCGTTCAATCTGACCTATACGCCGGCCTCCTCAAACCAGGTTTCACCCACGATCGCGAACAGCTTCCGCGGTGCAAACCTGTATCGTCCGAATGTCGTTCCCGGCGTCAAGAAAATCCAGCACACCCAGCTTGCCAACGGCTTCATTCAGTACGTCAACCTGACTGCGTTTGCGTTGCCTCCAACGACCGCCGGCAACGCGGCGGGTGCCGCTCTGGCCAGCCCCTTCGGCAACGCCAGCCGCAACACCGCCTTCTACCAGACCGACCTCTCGCTCAACAAGAAGTTCTCCACGCCGATCGAGAGTCTGAAGGTTGAGTTCCGGAGCGAGTTCTACAACATCCTCAACCACACCAACCTGTACCTGCCCAGCACCGTTGGAGGCACCGTAGGCGCCTCCACGACGACCACGGGCGGACAGATCACCAGCACCTTCCAGCCGCGAGTGATCCAGTTCGCGGTGAAGATCCTCTACTAA
- a CDS encoding Fe-S-containing protein — MLQAFIITLREGVEASLIVGIVFAYLSKIGRPDLKKVVYWALGSAIAASVLGAVILSRTQFNSDIFEGWVMLAAAGFVVSMIWFMQKAAKSLKGEIESKIAKATLGSSNVGLFFFVFLLVLREGVETVLILSAVSLNSTELLSFTGTMLGIAVAVVFGVMFIRGSVKVNLQRFFRVTSVILYFVTFQLLVSGLHELSENGVLPSSTAEMRYIGPIVRNDLFFFVTMLALAVLMILMEQRRRGPAALPEGASAADKRRAEWSQRREKMWMTAVVSASFLFIFLSTAEFIYAKSATSLSATSPVTLVGDQVTVPTAEITDDKLHRFGVHVDDGNGASPEVRFLLFKKPDGNIVSVADACSICGPVGFYMGSQGITCKMCASPLVPASMGQPGGCNPIPLKSTNAGGQITIAAADLKALAPRFER; from the coding sequence ATGCTGCAGGCATTTATCATCACGCTCCGTGAGGGCGTGGAAGCGTCGCTGATTGTCGGAATTGTCTTCGCCTATTTGAGCAAGATCGGCCGTCCGGACCTGAAGAAGGTCGTTTACTGGGCGCTTGGCTCGGCTATAGCCGCGAGTGTGCTGGGTGCGGTTATTCTCTCCCGCACCCAGTTCAACTCCGACATCTTTGAAGGCTGGGTGATGCTGGCGGCGGCGGGGTTCGTCGTGAGCATGATCTGGTTCATGCAGAAGGCGGCCAAGTCCCTCAAGGGCGAGATTGAGAGCAAGATCGCCAAGGCTACGCTGGGTTCGAGCAACGTGGGGCTCTTCTTCTTTGTGTTTCTGCTGGTGCTGCGTGAGGGCGTGGAGACGGTGCTGATTCTTTCGGCGGTCTCGCTGAACTCGACTGAATTGTTGAGCTTCACGGGCACGATGCTGGGAATCGCGGTGGCGGTGGTGTTCGGCGTGATGTTTATTCGCGGCAGCGTGAAGGTGAACCTGCAGCGGTTCTTCCGGGTGACGAGCGTCATCCTGTACTTCGTCACCTTTCAACTGCTGGTGAGCGGGCTGCATGAGCTCTCCGAGAACGGCGTGCTGCCTTCTAGCACTGCGGAGATGCGGTACATCGGCCCGATCGTGCGGAACGATCTGTTCTTCTTTGTGACGATGCTTGCGCTGGCGGTGCTGATGATCCTGATGGAGCAGCGGCGACGTGGGCCGGCGGCTCTGCCGGAGGGCGCTTCGGCTGCCGACAAGCGGCGTGCGGAGTGGAGTCAGCGGCGCGAGAAGATGTGGATGACCGCAGTGGTATCCGCCAGCTTCCTGTTTATCTTTCTTTCAACGGCTGAGTTTATTTATGCGAAGAGTGCGACTTCCCTGAGCGCAACCAGCCCGGTGACGCTGGTGGGCGATCAGGTGACGGTGCCTACGGCAGAGATTACGGACGACAAGCTGCATCGGTTTGGCGTGCATGTAGACGATGGGAATGGGGCCTCGCCTGAGGTGCGGTTTCTGCTGTTCAAGAAGCCGGATGGGAACATCGTTTCGGTAGCGGATGCTTGTTCGATCTGCGGGCCGGTGGGCTTCTACATGGGCAGCCAGGGGATTACGTGCAAGATGTGTGCGTCGCCGCTGGTGCCGGCTTCCATGGGGCAGCCGGGTGGCTGTAACCCGATTCCGTTGAAGTCGACCAACGCGGGTGGGCAGATCACGATTGCGGCGGCTGATCTTAAGGCATTGGCACCGCGGTTCGAGAGGTAA
- a CDS encoding ABC transporter permease — protein MFFRLLWESFVRQRRRKALAAIAILLGTTAVTAMLALATTIGDRIHRELAVYGANIVVYPKADTLSVNVGGVDLKPSTGGAYLKEADLEKLKTIFWANNITGLSPELRMSRIALGSDGKVLKPVTAVGYWFNHRFGNITTGAPQLHPWWKLEGKWPVEALAKGKHREDAVQVVLGSKLAQQLGMHIGDDFVLAIEQPGYAPEADVVGIVTTGDATDNEVLLPLSIPISQVVVAGKATAPPVSNSDLSRVEISATTKPEDAFARKDPDTLSPAQHEIWYCRPYANSIAYQIREAIPGAAAEQVRRVEQSEGTVLSRISGLMWLVSGAALLAAGFAVSAAMATAVLERRREIGLMRSLGASKGSIALLFYSETGLLAVVAGSLGYVAGSVLAYWLGGHIFSGDANGPVLNLVLLPVVVAMALIVAVAGSTPSIRTALRMDPSMVLRADA, from the coding sequence GTGTTCTTTCGGCTGCTGTGGGAGAGCTTCGTACGGCAGCGGCGGCGTAAGGCGCTGGCTGCGATTGCGATCCTGCTGGGGACCACGGCGGTGACGGCGATGCTCGCCCTGGCGACTACGATTGGGGACCGGATTCATCGCGAGCTTGCGGTGTATGGGGCGAACATTGTGGTCTATCCGAAGGCGGATACGCTGAGCGTGAATGTGGGTGGCGTGGATCTGAAGCCTAGTACGGGTGGGGCTTATCTGAAGGAAGCGGATCTTGAGAAGCTGAAGACGATTTTTTGGGCTAACAACATTACGGGTCTCAGCCCCGAACTTCGGATGAGCCGAATCGCTCTCGGATCGGACGGCAAGGTTTTGAAACCGGTGACTGCGGTGGGCTACTGGTTCAATCATCGGTTCGGCAATATCACAACAGGCGCGCCTCAACTCCACCCTTGGTGGAAGTTAGAGGGCAAGTGGCCTGTTGAGGCTTTGGCTAAAGGGAAGCATCGCGAAGATGCTGTTCAGGTCGTCCTTGGCAGCAAACTTGCGCAGCAACTCGGCATGCACATCGGCGACGATTTCGTATTGGCTATTGAGCAGCCGGGCTACGCTCCAGAAGCGGATGTAGTTGGGATCGTGACTACCGGTGATGCAACTGACAACGAAGTGCTCCTGCCGCTTAGCATTCCAATTTCACAGGTTGTCGTTGCGGGAAAGGCAACTGCGCCGCCCGTATCCAATAGCGATTTGTCTCGCGTAGAGATTTCCGCAACGACCAAGCCCGAAGATGCCTTCGCTCGCAAGGACCCGGACACGCTCTCCCCTGCGCAGCATGAGATCTGGTACTGCCGGCCTTATGCGAACTCGATCGCGTACCAGATACGCGAGGCGATCCCGGGGGCGGCGGCCGAGCAGGTGCGGCGGGTGGAGCAAAGTGAAGGGACGGTGCTCTCGCGCATCAGCGGATTGATGTGGCTGGTGAGCGGCGCGGCGCTGCTGGCGGCGGGCTTTGCGGTCAGTGCTGCTATGGCCACCGCCGTTCTGGAGCGGCGAAGAGAGATCGGACTGATGCGGTCGCTGGGCGCGAGCAAGGGGAGCATTGCGCTGCTGTTTTATTCGGAGACGGGGCTGCTGGCGGTGGTGGCGGGGAGCCTGGGGTATGTGGCGGGGTCGGTGCTTGCGTACTGGCTGGGCGGCCATATCTTCTCCGGCGATGCGAACGGTCCTGTGCTGAACCTGGTGCTGCTGCCAGTGGTGGTGGCGATGGCGTTGATCGTGGCGGTGGCGGGGAGTACACCTTCGATCCGGACGGCGCTGCGGATGGACCCTTCGATGGTCCTGAGGGCGGACGCTTGA
- a CDS encoding ABC transporter permease: protein MKGIGLWRMLARSLVHRRARSLSALTAMTVSAAVATALLTLYADLDAKLHHEFRSFGANIVVTEPVGEAGLATKGQAAAGANANVAAFGYAVALTDRGTPVVVSGVDFEAVKRLDSWWSVAAWPSGADDALLGDRAANFVADEKAVKLSFAGKEQTFRGAGRVKTGGDEDSRIYVPAAAFTAWTGVAPNVLEVQVPGGGAAVEAALGRLKAALPEARVEPVRQLVDGESRIVDRTHALMFGAVILIALTVAVSVLATLSASVLERRRDFALMKALGGSEIQMMSLFLLETLLLALGGVILGYVAGSGAAWVISEVNFHTATLPHAGVIPAVLLLNGLIAALAALLPIRALRGLEPAALLKGE from the coding sequence TTGAAGGGCATCGGGCTATGGAGGATGTTGGCGCGGTCGCTGGTGCATCGGCGGGCGCGGAGTCTGTCTGCGCTGACGGCGATGACGGTCTCCGCGGCGGTGGCGACCGCGCTGCTGACGCTCTACGCCGATCTGGATGCGAAGCTGCATCATGAGTTTCGGAGCTTTGGCGCGAACATTGTGGTGACGGAGCCTGTGGGTGAGGCTGGCCTTGCGACCAAAGGACAAGCTGCTGCCGGGGCTAACGCGAACGTCGCGGCGTTTGGGTATGCCGTGGCGTTGACCGATCGAGGGACGCCGGTGGTGGTGTCCGGGGTGGACTTTGAGGCGGTGAAGCGGCTGGATTCGTGGTGGTCTGTGGCGGCTTGGCCGAGCGGAGCGGACGATGCTCTACTGGGGGATCGGGCGGCGAACTTTGTTGCGGATGAGAAGGCTGTGAAGCTCTCGTTTGCGGGCAAGGAACAGACGTTTCGTGGGGCTGGACGAGTGAAGACGGGTGGCGATGAGGATAGCCGCATCTATGTGCCGGCTGCGGCGTTTACTGCGTGGACGGGGGTCGCGCCGAATGTGCTGGAGGTGCAGGTGCCGGGTGGGGGGGCTGCGGTTGAGGCGGCGCTCGGCAGGCTGAAGGCGGCACTGCCGGAGGCGCGGGTTGAGCCGGTCAGGCAGCTTGTGGACGGGGAGTCGCGCATCGTGGATCGGACGCACGCATTGATGTTTGGCGCGGTGATCCTGATTGCGTTGACCGTGGCTGTGTCCGTGCTGGCGACGCTCTCCGCGAGTGTGCTCGAACGACGCCGGGACTTCGCGCTGATGAAGGCGCTGGGTGGAAGCGAGATCCAGATGATGAGCCTGTTTCTGCTGGAGACATTGCTGCTGGCTTTAGGTGGCGTGATTTTGGGATACGTGGCAGGGTCAGGCGCGGCGTGGGTGATCAGCGAGGTGAACTTCCATACGGCGACGCTGCCTCACGCTGGTGTGATTCCGGCGGTATTGTTGCTGAATGGGCTGATTGCCGCGCTGGCTGCGCTACTGCCGATACGGGCGCTCCGCGGGCTTGAGCCGGCGGCGCTGTTGAAAGGGGAATAA
- a CDS encoding ABC transporter ATP-binding protein: MAEVITKLANPAPKMTRDECAVISLDGVSREYAGRTGVVRALDSATFSIVAGEWVAITGPSGSGKSTLVNMLGCLDRPTCGELKIDGTDVASMTAGELDRFRADKIGFIFQQFHLIPYLSALENVMLAQYFHSMTDQEEARAALVKVGLGERAEHLPSELSGGEQQRVCIARALINNPPILLADEPTGNLDHANQKIVAQLLRDLHLAGHTIVMVTHDPEMAALAQRRIALSHGTVFCHPVGGIVRLGK, from the coding sequence ATGGCTGAGGTCATCACCAAGCTGGCGAATCCGGCACCAAAGATGACGCGCGACGAGTGCGCAGTGATTTCGCTGGATGGCGTCTCGCGCGAGTATGCGGGCAGGACGGGTGTGGTGCGAGCGCTGGACTCGGCAACCTTCTCCATCGTAGCTGGGGAGTGGGTGGCGATCACGGGGCCATCTGGCTCGGGTAAGAGCACGCTGGTGAATATGCTGGGGTGCCTGGACCGGCCGACGTGTGGGGAGCTAAAGATCGATGGGACCGATGTTGCTTCCATGACGGCGGGTGAGCTGGACCGGTTTCGGGCGGACAAGATCGGGTTCATCTTCCAGCAGTTCCACCTGATTCCCTACCTTTCTGCGCTGGAGAACGTGATGCTGGCGCAGTATTTTCATTCCATGACGGATCAGGAGGAGGCTCGGGCGGCTCTGGTGAAGGTTGGGCTGGGCGAGCGGGCGGAGCATCTGCCGAGCGAGCTTTCAGGCGGAGAGCAGCAGCGGGTTTGTATCGCGCGGGCGCTGATCAATAACCCGCCGATCCTGCTGGCGGATGAGCCTACCGGAAATCTCGATCATGCCAACCAAAAGATCGTGGCTCAATTGCTGCGGGACCTGCATCTGGCGGGGCACACCATCGTGATGGTGACGCATGATCCCGAGATGGCGGCGCTGGCGCAGCGACGGATCGCGCTGAGCCACGGGACAGTGTTCTGTCATCCTGTGGGTGGGATTGTTCGGCTGGGGAAGTAG
- a CDS encoding YkgJ family cysteine cluster protein, giving the protein MKSSVDLPPTVQVNFTLGIGHGRLDASLEVPSGHVTLTQILPVLQTLTSNIVDAATVLVSTEGYQVSCRAGCGACCRQLVPLSIFEAEFLTEWIHSLPAMQQQALNARFNTTVDALKATNLLPRLLTPHLWQEEDLEARTLAADYLEQEIPCPFLHDESCSIHPIRPLICREYLVTSDPVFCARPTRETVVPIPIPLKSSSVLFGLGSLVEEGTTGWIPLPLLFVWMQTGGTPGQAIEGLGHELLHEFVKRYTS; this is encoded by the coding sequence ATGAAGTCCTCAGTCGATCTACCCCCGACGGTTCAAGTGAACTTCACGCTTGGTATTGGCCATGGACGGCTTGACGCATCTCTGGAAGTTCCCTCAGGCCATGTTACGTTGACACAGATACTACCGGTCCTTCAAACCCTGACCAGCAACATCGTTGACGCAGCCACCGTACTTGTTAGCACAGAAGGCTATCAAGTTTCGTGTCGCGCAGGCTGTGGCGCCTGCTGCCGGCAACTAGTCCCTCTAAGCATCTTTGAAGCGGAGTTTTTAACGGAATGGATTCATAGCTTACCTGCAATGCAACAGCAGGCACTCAATGCTCGCTTCAATACCACCGTCGACGCCCTCAAGGCGACGAACCTACTTCCCCGTCTCTTGACTCCGCATCTTTGGCAGGAGGAGGATCTTGAAGCCAGGACCCTTGCGGCGGATTACCTTGAGCAGGAGATTCCATGTCCTTTTCTACATGACGAGTCCTGCAGCATCCACCCCATACGACCCTTAATTTGCCGTGAGTACCTAGTCACATCTGATCCCGTCTTCTGCGCTCGTCCAACTCGCGAGACAGTCGTTCCTATTCCAATCCCTCTCAAGAGTTCCAGTGTCCTCTTCGGTCTCGGCTCGCTGGTAGAAGAAGGCACAACCGGATGGATTCCGCTTCCACTGCTGTTCGTCTGGATGCAGACCGGCGGCACTCCCGGTCAAGCGATTGAGGGGCTCGGCCATGAACTTTTACATGAGTTCGTGAAGCGATACACATCCTGA
- a CDS encoding MBL fold metallo-hydrolase gives MPEWQVHEYNPEFFILRQSGCTDFEKPFVYLIFGEKRALLYDTGSRNGNLAPTLQRVMHLWLLRNHRTSMPLVVVHSHSHSDHTAGDTDIQALTDPAIPITFIAANVEATKALYGIVNWPEDTGSIDLGDRVIDAVPIPGHDTVSVALYDRKTAVLLTGDSVYPGRLYIRDFDAFTKSNQRLMRFTQDKLVTHILGCHIEETRTPFLDYPVGTIYQPDEHELSLSRGVLLEMQSALDGMHGTPRRVAYADFSLWPSGPAFRAADKSQDTFKTTQEYQLKHMWDQTAPTTK, from the coding sequence ATGCCCGAGTGGCAAGTTCACGAATATAACCCTGAGTTTTTCATCCTGAGGCAAAGTGGCTGCACGGATTTTGAGAAGCCTTTCGTGTATCTCATCTTTGGCGAAAAGCGTGCGTTACTCTACGACACTGGATCACGCAACGGAAACCTGGCTCCGACGTTGCAACGCGTTATGCATTTATGGCTCTTGCGCAACCATCGCACGTCGATGCCGCTGGTCGTAGTGCATTCGCATTCGCATTCTGACCATACGGCAGGCGATACGGACATTCAGGCTCTGACCGATCCTGCGATTCCGATCACCTTTATCGCCGCGAACGTAGAAGCTACGAAAGCGCTCTATGGAATCGTGAACTGGCCTGAGGATACGGGATCCATCGATCTCGGCGATCGTGTGATCGACGCGGTGCCTATTCCCGGTCACGACACCGTAAGTGTGGCTCTCTATGACCGGAAGACGGCGGTCCTACTCACAGGCGATAGCGTTTATCCCGGACGTTTGTATATCCGCGACTTCGATGCGTTTACAAAGAGCAACCAGCGTCTTATGCGGTTCACCCAGGACAAACTGGTGACTCATATTCTTGGTTGTCATATTGAAGAGACGCGCACACCCTTCCTGGACTACCCGGTGGGGACGATTTATCAGCCCGACGAGCACGAACTCTCGCTTTCCCGGGGAGTTCTTCTGGAGATGCAGTCAGCGTTGGATGGAATGCACGGGACGCCCCGACGCGTCGCATACGCAGACTTTTCCCTTTGGCCTTCTGGGCCGGCGTTTCGCGCGGCAGATAAATCGCAGGATACGTTCAAGACGACTCAGGAGTATCAGCTGAAACATATGTGGGACCAGACAGCACCCACCACAAAGTGA
- a CDS encoding LysR family transcriptional regulator: MDFDQLKTFLEVSKQKSFSKAAVKLLVTQPSISAQISSLEKVIGVRLFERGGGKVTLTAAGRVFEPFAEDCITRLNHISMTIADLERSPRGSLLISANDSTALYVLPTFFAAFKKRYPRVSLNIMRAERSKTIESVLNREADFGVVSLPVTDQRLHVELIHEDRWVLVVPPEHPLVGCTNVTLKQVAQHSLLVPKQGQRREHLDQLFTQKKLSPKIGMELDSYELLKRLIIAGMGIGFLPRINVLSESRAGLVHIVPSEEIVIPRNLAIISRHDRSLTRAGQAFYTVTTRLVHPSAITERTTTSS, encoded by the coding sequence GTGGACTTCGATCAATTGAAGACTTTCCTGGAAGTTTCAAAGCAGAAGAGTTTTTCCAAAGCTGCGGTCAAGCTTCTCGTCACACAGCCTTCCATCTCCGCACAGATATCGTCACTGGAGAAAGTGATTGGGGTGCGGTTATTCGAGCGGGGGGGAGGCAAGGTGACTCTGACTGCGGCGGGCCGCGTCTTCGAGCCTTTCGCGGAGGATTGCATCACGCGCCTGAACCATATCAGCATGACAATCGCTGACTTGGAGCGATCACCGCGGGGTAGTCTTCTGATCAGCGCCAACGACTCCACGGCCCTCTATGTTCTACCGACGTTCTTTGCCGCGTTCAAGAAGCGTTACCCGCGCGTGTCGCTCAATATCATGCGGGCTGAACGATCTAAAACAATCGAGTCCGTTCTCAATCGAGAGGCTGACTTTGGAGTGGTCTCGCTTCCGGTGACTGACCAGCGGCTTCATGTCGAGTTGATCCATGAGGACCGGTGGGTGCTCGTGGTCCCGCCTGAGCATCCTCTTGTTGGGTGTACCAACGTCACACTGAAGCAGGTCGCGCAACACAGCCTTCTTGTTCCAAAACAGGGGCAGCGACGTGAGCACCTCGATCAACTGTTCACGCAGAAGAAGCTCAGTCCGAAGATTGGAATGGAGCTCGATTCCTACGAATTGCTGAAACGTCTGATCATCGCGGGAATGGGGATTGGCTTCCTGCCCCGTATCAACGTACTCTCCGAGTCGCGTGCAGGTTTGGTCCATATCGTGCCGAGTGAAGAGATCGTAATCCCACGGAATCTCGCGATTATCTCGCGGCATGATCGTAGTCTGACTCGGGCTGGCCAGGCTTTTTATACCGTGACGACGCGCCTGGTTCATCCGTCGGCTATAACTGAGAGAACGACTACATCCTCATAG